In Myxococcus stipitatus, the following are encoded in one genomic region:
- a CDS encoding metallophosphoesterase family protein produces the protein MRILTLDVTPSHRWSYLGAAPRGGTRTVWFPLLRGTVDTLPEDISALLVLSDLQGVAPHRAFDGEMALLGEMLADEVALLGELGELPPPGSVGVVLAGDLYSAPGANVRGASGDVRSVWQSFARYFRWVVGVAGNHDTFGGPREQVRFQQRPGIHLLDGDVVELEGLRFGGVGSIIGDSDRPGRRKESEHLRRIEETLREHPELLVLHQGPDVEGTSLRGSPVIRECVQAHRELLVVCGHAHWESPLATLPGGVQVLNVDSRAVLLEQAARRHTSSA, from the coding sequence ATGCGAATCCTGACCTTGGACGTCACGCCCAGCCATCGCTGGTCGTACCTCGGCGCCGCGCCGCGCGGAGGAACCCGCACGGTCTGGTTCCCGCTGTTGCGGGGCACGGTGGACACGCTCCCGGAGGACATATCCGCGCTGCTGGTGCTCTCCGACCTCCAGGGAGTGGCGCCCCATCGAGCCTTCGACGGCGAGATGGCGTTGTTGGGAGAGATGCTCGCCGATGAGGTGGCGCTGCTCGGGGAGCTGGGCGAGCTGCCGCCGCCGGGGAGCGTGGGCGTGGTGCTCGCGGGGGACCTGTACTCGGCGCCTGGAGCGAATGTGCGCGGAGCCTCCGGGGATGTGCGGTCCGTCTGGCAGTCCTTCGCCCGGTACTTCCGCTGGGTGGTGGGCGTGGCGGGCAATCACGACACGTTCGGTGGGCCGCGAGAGCAGGTCCGCTTCCAGCAGCGCCCGGGAATCCACCTGCTCGACGGAGACGTGGTGGAGCTGGAGGGCCTGCGCTTCGGGGGCGTGGGCTCCATCATCGGCGACTCGGACAGGCCAGGGCGGCGGAAGGAGTCCGAGCACCTGAGGCGAATCGAAGAGACGCTGCGCGAGCACCCCGAGCTGCTGGTGCTGCACCAGGGCCCCGACGTCGAGGGCACGAGCCTGCGCGGCAGCCCGGTCATCCGGGAATGTGTCCAAGCGCACCGGGAGCTCCTGGTGGTCTGCGGCCACGCCCATTGGGAGTCGCCGCTCGCCACGCTGCCCGGCGGAGTCCAGGTGCTCAACGTGGACAGCCGGGCCGTGCTGCTCGAACAGGCAGCGCGGCGGCACACCTCCTCCGCCTGA